A window of Lonchura striata isolate bLonStr1 chromosome 34, bLonStr1.mat, whole genome shotgun sequence genomic DNA:
GGACCCACAGTAGGGAacggccctacaagtgtggggaatgtgggaagagcttcaagTTCAGCTCCCACCTGACAGACCACCAAGGGATCCACATCGGGGAGCAGCCCTACGAGTGCGGGGAATGTGGGAGGAGGTTCCGCCTGAGACACCACCTGGTCCAGCACCAGAGGacccacaccggggagaggccctacgagtgcgGGGAATGTGGAATGAGGTTCAGCATCAGCTCCCAGCTGATCGTCCACCAGAGGACCCACACTGatgaacggccctatgagtgtggggagtgCGGGAAGAACTTCAGGAGGAACTCCCACCTGCACcgccaccagatgatccacacgGGGATACGACCCTATgtgtgtggggaatgtgggaagagcttctgtGACAGCACTCGCTTGATCATCCACCAGGCAATGCACACTGGGGAAAGCCCCTACATGTGCTcagaatgtgggaagagcttcatgGAGAACTCCATGCTGAAGGtccaccagaggatccacactggggagcaGCCCTACAaatgtggggaatgtgggaagggctttaGGCAGAAAGGTCACCTTATAACgcaccagatgatccacaccggggagcaGCCCTACAaatgtggggaatgtgggaagagctttagTCAGAAAGGTAACCTTATAgtgcaccagaggatccacactggggagaggccctacaagtgcAGGGAATGTGGGAAAAGCTTTCACCAGAGAATCAGCCTGAGTGTCCACCAGAGGacccacactggggagaggccctatgagtgttgTGAGTGTGGGGAGAGGTTTCAGAGCAGATACCGACTCCTCAAGCATCAGAGGATTCACACAGAGTAGAGGCCCTTCCACTGTCCCGATTGCGGGAAGGGCTTTAAGAAAAACTCCACTCAGTCACACCTCAGTAGACCCACACTGGGGAGAGCCCCTAATAGTGTCCCAAGAGTGGGAAGAGCGTATCCCAGATCTTTACAGTAAAGCAACAGGAAGAGTGGCAGGAGTAAGGGAAgcccaagtgctctgtgtgtgggAGGACCTTTTGCGCTGCTCCAACTCCATCCGCCATTGGAGGACCCCCATGGGATGATGCACAGTGGCCCTCGTTGGGCAGAGACTCAGTGCTGGTGCTGAGTGATTCACTGGCTGGTGGTCTCCACATGTTCCTGGCTCTGTTTGGGCACCTGGATGCAAGAGGAGATGAAGAGGACATGGCCTTGGACAGTGATATGGGGAGTCATGGACATGGAAGGAGACATGGGTGACACGGGCATGAGTGGGTGTCGTGGTGTGTATTTTCGATTGTCATTCGGTCCTAGTAGTCAGTTCCATAACCCGCTCcctcttttctatttttatagcAAATTTGTTGCCTATGTGTTGTTCCTATCTCTCCTGTGTTGGAGGTTTTCCCGTAGGTGTCCCTCTCCCCAAAGACCTGCCCTTttgttccctgtccctgctcccattgAGTGTCACCCCCTTCCCGTGCCTTCCCCTTTCTCTAGAAACTTCCCTCTCCATTTTGTATCCTTGGAGGAGGCCCCAAGGATTGGTTTCAGTTGTTCTCCTCCCCTGCAATCCCCTCTTGGGTTAAACATTGGATCCCCGCCTTgtgttcctgcccaggtttctCGCAGCTGGTTAAAGTCTGTGTCGCCCCTAAGGCCTCCCCTGGATGTCAGTGGTTGTGTGCCTTTGTTCAGGGTCTTTCTGTCCCTGACCCCCTGGGAATAAGCCCCTTTGGAAAACACACAGGAGACCTCTCCCTGTTCCTTGTGCCCCCCTCGTCGCAGTCCCCCCGTGCCGTGGAGCATCTGTGCCCCACAGCCGCAGCCCAGGTTCAGCTGCTTTCTGGGGGCGGCCGCTCTCGCCGACGGCGTCGGTAGTGAACCGGGCTGAAGGAATCCGGCAccacagcagctggggagggggagagccATGAATGGGGATATGGTGGCGATCCGGGCGATCCGGGCGTGGATGGGGACGTCAGGGGATACGGACATGGGTGGGGACAcgtgggggacagggacatggggggggACATGGGGTGAAATCCCAGAGAATGTGGAGGATGGTGGGTTTGATCCAGTTGAGGGTTCTTGGGAGGGATGTGGAGTGCCGTGCCATGTAAAGTGAAATTCCTTGTCATTTGGGAGCGTGCCATGGATCCAAGAGGGGAATTCCCAAGGCTCCCAGGGGCTGCTTCTGCCCTGCTTCCCAAGGGGACTGTGCAGGGGCAGGTGGCAAGGTCCAGAAGCTGTGTGGTAGGCTACCAGAGCTGTCTTGGTTCAACAAGACAggtgtctgtgaaggagggctaaagcctcctgtgcagtggagaaggtaaaccccttccctccaaatttctaggagttttaaattaaaaggctctcaggcaaaaatatgggaatgggagtaacaattctttactaggagaaaactagacaacaatttaaaaaggcaaatgcaatcggtataaacaaaaccagtgaaaaaagtccacaacctgaggattcggagTGCCAGtggcagtcctgctgggacgattgctccccttgcagtggctgatgaactgcagctgcagtggtgatctttagaagggtatagttttcctctgaagatctggtggcagtggggccagtcttcctctgcgccggggttgcctctgagctctgccgccgccgcctcaccggctgcttcgctgcgagatcccgcgaagagagagagggagctgcttctctgggattcccgcgaagagagagcgcgcgctgcttctctgggagtcccgcaaagagagCTGCCtcgtctccccaaaaagctacccctttatacaataatagagtgcttggcttccccctctgggtgggacccctcacaatgggatggtgttacatttaccagccctgcattgaatcagtcaatggcccattagcaaaccattacctcttacgagcaaaaccggttcttggaaaagataacaaactTGCCCAActttcaacagatggcaaatagaatacaagcttatcttacaacccaggacagttTGTCAGCCGatggctgtggcagagcttCATAATTGTTTTATATAATATCCCTAATATGCAGTGCCAAATAAGTAAATTTGGAAAGGGAAGGATCCCCCTGTTTGAGGATTTCCCTTGCAACGTGGTGCCAAAAGGGGACTTGGTATAATGTGGTTGCAGAAATATCTGGGAAGCTCTGTGACACCCACCGGACAGACCTTTTaacatctgattttttaaacttttactcCCTTCCAACTAGGATACCCACAACCTGGGAATAGATTCTCTTCTGTGGCATGGTCAGCTTTGCACCCATGCTGACAGATTTTAAGGTGTGCCACAAAGTCTACAGCCGGGAGAATTACAACGAAAAGGAAAAGACCACCCTGAATAACTTAGACTACCTGCCCTTCAAGCTCCCCGCACCCCAGGAAAACGGAGCTATAACAAAAGAATGTGGGGTCTTTCCCCTATACCCAGGGAGCAAGAAAAACCCACCCAAAGAGGGAATCCCTCCCCCCAACcctgggggaaaaaggaaaaccctCAAAAAGAGCAGGAGTCTAAGCCCCAAGGACCCCCTCACTCACCAGCAAAGAGGGTCCGGTCACGTCCaggcagaaacaaaaaaatccaggctGCAGACATGCCCAAGGGGGAGCCAACTCCGGTGGTGCTGGCTGGAGCTGGCGGCCTCATCCCCGGGAGCGCCGCTCACTAAAACGTGGGTCTGCTCCCACCAGGGTAATTTGACGGCTTAAAGGATAAATCCACGGGTCTCCTGGACTCCGAGGGTCCTCTGCCGTGGGGTCAGGCTCTCTTCTGGCCCCCCGGCAGGCGCCAAATTACCACGGCCCCGCCCCAGACCACTGTCCTCAGTcccggctagctctcctgcGGGGCGAGTAGGGCGAGTGGAAGCACCCTCCGCTGTacccagctgggctttggagagtgcttgGTGGGTCCTGAGGTTGCTGCTGATTCCAACGgcgaggaaatgaggagaggcacTTGCTGGGGACAAAAATCCGATGTTTATTGAGGTCCTGGGGATCCAACAGCATCGGAGGTGGCCAGCCAGCAAGAGCAACTGAGTGGTGCTGGCAACATGTTCcatagggagagggaggggggccGATCAGCCAGTAGGGAACAGACAGGAGTGACTCTTGTGGGGATTGACATCTGGGGGATCCAGTGAGGGAGAGacaggggaggggtcccaggccctcatccaatcactcggtgccccggATGGAAGTTTCTAGAGTtaggggaaggggcaccgagtgacagGCAAAGCACctaggaggggacaggggactgACTTGGCATTTTCTAGGGAGACTGACGCATGAGGGAAGGCAGGAAAACCCAGGGAGAAACCAATTGTTATGGTTTGACAcaggcacaatgccagtgcccccatgaaaatgtgatttcttttttgaatgctgtgaagtggaatctagaccAGAGTAAAGCAGGCCTatgcttaataacaggaaaaaaaactttattaagctatgtcctgggttgtaagataagcttgtattctatttgccatctgttggaggttgggcaggtttgttatcttttccaagaacaatggtttgctccaaAGAaataatggtttgttaatgggccattgactgattcagtgcagggctgataacataacaccatcccattgtgagatatTCCGCCCAGAAGgagaagccaagcactcttttattagataaaaggggtaccttttgggggacagagctCGCTCTCTCTTTacgggactcccagagaagcagctctctctctctttacaggattgccagagaagcagctcctttggcggaattcccagagaagcggccaGAGCGCAGTGAGGCAGCAGCGGCAGAGCTTGGAggcagccccggcgcagaggaagacagacccaactgccaccagatcttcagagaaaactatacccttctaaagatcaccacttcagctgcaattcattagccactgcaagaggagcagctatcatctcaaccggactgctaccaacaccccgaatcctcaggttgtggactttttcactagttttgtttgtaccaattacatttgcctttttaaatttttatctagttttctcctagtaaagaattgttactcccattcccatatctttgcctgagagccttttactttaaaaatcctggtaattcagaaggaggcttttgcacaggaggcttttgccctccttcacagactcctgtcttgtcaaaccaagacaagctactactacaaaaaggaaaaaaggaaaaaaaactacacaaagatcaaacgaaaaccttgcaaagcctTCCTCCCCCTACTACCCAACTCCAACAatccacagtgagacacaatctggactcTAATTAGGTTTCTATCTTCCAGATAATCAATACATAGTCTattgagggaacagagtctgtcctgtgccacagactctCTAAGAAAACACAACTctacatcctgtgtttccatgttaTTCATGGCACGGCCCAGAGAAAAAGTTTCCTATGGTgacctttctctttttcatgcacagtgctctcactacCAAtacatggatggacagactgcttttaggatttttctttcaaggatgccctgccaagaggggagaaaacaacagttcagtttttcattgtttgggaccgcagtcccccccatttttccatttcccctggggccgagggttcAAGAATAGAGatcttcttcttttctcttttctttgaggataagggggcgccaccacaaaccccctaaccttttctccgttcactccacttttgtcttttcccagctgaagcaggtctcttgactcactggcatcttCTTTAAACACAGTCtttcttggaggagaagattggttcaggttgtggctaacatggaaaagtctagccaaaagccactccttgtcccacTCCCAtttagaattcctccttctaacatcccagggtccaaggtgtccctcttcctctctttcaaactaaggaggggaaaggaaaattcacaaagcttttatttctcaaggaagggttaaaagtccaaactcccagggatggctcaatgcccagacatccagcaactcccacgcactgggcaccttgcagctccccccgctcctccttcctcgcggtggaattgctgacagaactgccgatgtctctttctctctctctcgggagagaaactctgggggggggaatggagacatcccagatttcttccacccttttatctgcaggggccagcccagttccagtccttccactaCCTTTGGGCCTACCTTAGTCAGGCCAtcggccttcccctccccctcccagctcatggctgggcaggggagaggctgcactgtgTGCTGACTGGAACCAAAGAGaacgagttctcctgggaattctgcttttaacccctctgtgttctcagtgGCGTGTctaccttcaattggtcaatatccaaattgacctcttccttccagaaaaaattctCATTCCGTGTAAAACCACGACACCAATACAGTATGGGGGTACACTGaaacaaaccatgacagaataaagatgtaataaaacatataaaaacgcAACTCCACAGAGGGGAgggagttccaagagagcgtGTGGCCCCTCAAAACCCCCTTTTCAAggagcttcaaggtgggctggaacaaggctcgggccaatggggttacaggcacttgatgttttaggggcgGGAAAGAGGtgcggggtgaaccatacatcaTTTGGGgtgtgagatggaacagtccacttgaccccagGACCCATATGTAGGCGGGGTTGTTTTCCGTCTAGCTGGGaaaactgttctcatcctggctgtgttatttatggataatcatatttatctagCTTCTGCAACAGAAGGCAGCCAGAGATCTGGCCAGGGCTCTGAAGTGGTGGTCCATAAGGAGCACGGTGATGGCAAAAAGCCCCAccagtgcttggaatgtgggaagagtttcCCCAAGCGCTCTGTCCTGGTCTgccaccagaggatccacactggggaatggCCCTATAAATGTGGAGAATGTGAGAAAGGCTTCACAAACATCTCTTACCTGAATCatcaccagatgatccacacaGGGATACAACCCTATgtgtgtggggaatgtgggaagggcttccaTGACAGCACTCTCCCAATCATCCACCAGGCAATGCACAGTGGGAAAAGCCCCTACATGTGCTcagaatgtgggaagagcttcatgcAGAACTTCAAGCTGATGGtccaccagaggatccacactggagagaagccctacaagtgcgGGGAATGTGGGAAAAGCTTTAGCCAGAGATGCAACCTGAGAGtccaccagaggatccacactggggagaggcttATGAGTGTTCTGAGTGTGGGGAGAGGTTTCAGAGAAGATATCGTCTCCTCAAGCATCAGCAGATTCACACAGAATAGAGGCCCTTCGGCAGCGCTGAGTGTAGGTAGGGATTTAGGAAGATTTCCACCCCTCAGTGGATCCACGCTGGGGAGAGCCCCTAACAGTGTCCCAAGAGTGGGAAGAGTATCTCCCAGACATATGAAGTGCCCAAACAGCAACAGAGGCAGCAGTAAGTGCAGCTCTACAAGTGCTCTGTGTGCGGGAGAAACTGTGTGCGCTGCTCCAACTCCATCCCCCACTGGAGGATCCCCATGGGATGATGCACAGTGGCCCTCGTTGGGCAGAGACTTGGTGAtccatggtgctgctgatccactGGCTGGTGGTCTCCACATCTTCCTGGCTCTGTTTGGGCACCTGAATGGAAGAGGTGCTGAAGGGGCCATGGCTGTGTACAGTGGCATGGGGCCCACGGACATGGAAGGAGACAAGGGTAACACGGGCATGGGTGGGTGTTGCGGTGTGTGTTTTCAATTGTCATTCTGTCCCAGTAGTCATTTCTATAACCCCTCCTATTTTGTATGGTTATAGCATACTTTATTGCCTATGGGTTGTTCCTTTCTCTCCTGTGTTGGTGTTTTTGCCCAAGGTGTCCCTCTCCCCAAAGACCTGCCCTTttgttccctgtccctgctcccattgAGTGTCACCCCCTTCCCGTGCCTGCCCCTTTCTCTAGAAACTTCCCTCTCCATTTTGTATCCTTGGAGGAGGCCCCAAGGATTGGTTTCAGTTGTTCTCCTCCCCTGTGATCCCCGCTTGGGTTAAACATTGGATCCCCGCCTTgtgttcctgcccaggtttctCGCAGCTGGTTAAAGTCTGTGCCGCCCCTAAGGCCTCCCCTGGATGTCAGTGGTTGTGTGCCTTTGTTCAGGGTCTTTCTGTCCCTGACCCCCTGGGAATAAGCCCCTttggaaaacacacagagacctCTCCCTGTTCCTTGTGTCCCCCTCGACACAGTCCCCCCGTGCCGTAGAGCATCTGTGCCCCACAGCCGCAGCCCAGGTTCAGCAGCTTTCTGGGGGCGGCCGCTCTCGCCGACGGCGTCGGGAGTGAACCGGGCTGAAGGAATCCGGCACcgcagcagctggggagggggagagccATGAATGGGGATATGGTGGCGATCCGGGCGTGGATGGGGACGTCAGGGGACACGGACATGGGTGGGGACAcgtg
This region includes:
- the LOC110472398 gene encoding LOW QUALITY PROTEIN: uncharacterized protein LOC110472398 (The sequence of the model RefSeq protein was modified relative to this genomic sequence to represent the inferred CDS: inserted 1 base in 1 codon), which translates into the protein MDNHIYLASATEGSQRSGQGSEVVVHKEHGDGKKPHQCLECGKSFPKRSVLVCHQRIHTGEWPYKCGECEKGFTNISYLNHHQMIHTGIQPYVCGECGKGFHDSTLPIIHQAMHSGKSPYMCSECGKSFMQNFKLMVHQRIHTGEKPYKCGECGKSFSQRCNLRVHQRIHTGERXYECSECGERFQRRYRLLKHQQIHTE